From Corvus moneduloides isolate bCorMon1 chromosome 2, bCorMon1.pri, whole genome shotgun sequence, one genomic window encodes:
- the RNF6 gene encoding E3 ubiquitin-protein ligase RNF6 isoform X2: MDRSRHRAGNGNEQAPSRERSHGEGERQRQLERLSREEAYYQFINELNEEDYRLMRDRNLLGTPGEITAEELQQRLEGAKERLTSQSDLDNREGEGRTGGDSEVLGENSNGDSLLEWLNTFRRTGNATRSGQSGNQTWRAVSRTNPNSGEFRFSLEININHDHNSFETAGEEYVDIDATRLYVERRRQLVASSVAPRTRSMAVREANNEAARTRLLRRAMALRSEIVSHAVSRRLRSRTRELAGQTNNSTQNNFAAAGDPRETAERGASAGVRRGRARTNVRMNTNQRLEILRLRSTLSSRSRSPLQRQDDTAHSEERGQRQDRNAQQVNRSRRQTAQASPQPTEEQARGNAQAPQPSLAPSLGITSAEEESSRPVAAVRRHPTITLDLQVRRIRPGENRDRDSIASRTRSRVGMSENTVTFESDSGGFRRTISRSERAGIRTYVSTIRIPLRRISETGLGEPSSVALRSILRQIMTGFGELSSLMETESNSEVQRGGHHLADAQNNSSSANSSVPSEVSSRNGHAVEGRRGRNGQRGGSQRSGRNHENQDNRQSQDANNLVENGTLPILRLAHFFLLNEDDDDDRLRGLTKEQIDNLSTRNYGDIHTESERSKTCSVCINEYATGNKLRQLPCMHEFHIHCIDRWLSENSTCPICRQPVLGSNATDNG, translated from the exons ATGGATCGCTCCCGACACCGTGCAGGAAATGGCAATGAGCAGGCGCCTTCACGAGAGCGCAGCCACGGCGAAGGTGAGAGACAGCGGCAGCTGGAGCGCCTCAGCAGGGAGGAGGCCTATTACCAGTTCATTAACGAACTCAACGAGGAGGACTACAGGTTAATGAGGGACCGAAACCTGCTTGGCACTCCTG GAGAAATAACAGCAGAAGAGTTGCAGCAACGTTTGGAGGGGGCTAAGGAGCGTCTGACATCACAGTCTGATCTGGATAACAGAGAAGGTGAAGGTAGAACGGGTGGAG ATTCTGAAGTTCTTGGGGAAAACTCAAATGGCGACTCTTTGCTTGAATGGCTTAACACATTTCGTCGCACAGGAAATGCCACTCGCAGTGGACAGAGTGGGAACCAAACCTGGAGAGCTGTGAGTCGAACGAATCCAAACAGTGGGGAGTTTCGCTTTAGTCTTGAAATCAATATAAATCATGATCATAATAGTTTTGAAACAGCTGGGGAGGAGTACGTTGATATAGATGCTACCAGACTGTACGTAGAAAGAAGGCGTCAGCTAGTTGCCAGTTCAGTAGCCCCACGAACAAGGAGCATGGCTGTGAGAGAGGCAAACAACGAAGCTGCAAGGACCAGGCTTTTAAGACGTGCCATGGCACTAAGGTCAGAAATAGTCTCTCATGCAGTCTCGCGGAGGCTCAGGAGCAGAACGAGGGAGCTGGCAGGCCAGACAAATAATAgtacacaaaataattttgcgGCTGCTGGTGACCcaagagaaacagcagaaagaggTGCTTCTGCAGGAGTTAGAAGGGGTAGAGCTAGAACTAATGTCCGGATGAATACAAACCAAAGACTAGAAATTTTGCGGCTGAGGTCTACCTTAAGTAGTCGAAGCCGCTCCCCACTGCAAAGGCAAGATGATACTGCTCATTCTGAGGAACGTGGTCAGAGGCAGGATAGAAATGCACAGCAGGTTAACAGAAGTAGGAGACAAACAGCTCAGGCTTCTCCACAGCCTACTGAAGAGCAAGCAAGAGGTAACGCTCAGGCTCCTCAGCCTTCCTTAGCCCCGTCCTTAGGAATAACTTCGGCAGAGGAAGAATCTAGTAGGCCAGTAGCTGCTGTCAGAAGGCACCCGACAATTACACTAGATCTTCAGGTGAGAAGAATTCGTCCTGGAGAAAACAGAGACCGGGACAGCATTGCCAGTAGAACTCGTTCTAGAGTAGGAATGTCAGAAAACACTGTTACCTTTGAAAGTGACAGTGGGGGATTTCGGCGCACGATATCACGATCAGAACGCGCGGGTATTCGGACCTACGTTAGCACTATACGGATACCTCTTCGTCGGATTTCAGAAACTGGGCTTGGGGAACCTTCATCAGTGGCTCTTCGATCAATCCTTAGACAGATAATGACAGGCTTTGGAGAACTGAGTTCTTTAATGGAAACTGAATCTAATTCGGAAGTACAAAGAGGCGGTCATCACTTAGCAGATGCACAGAATAACTCAAGCTCAGCAAACAGCAGTGTCCCAAGTGAGGTTTCGTCTAGAAATGGACATGCAGtggaaggcaggaggggaagaaatGGACAGAGGGGTGGTAGTCAACGCTCTGGGCGCAATCATGAGAACCAAGATAACAGGCAGTCTCAAGATGCAAACAACCTAGTGGAGAACGGAACACTGCCCATCCTTCGACTCGCCCATTTCTTCCTGCtgaatgaagatgatgatgatgatcgCTTAAGAGGTTTAACCAAAGAGCAGATTGACAATCTTTCTACACGGAACTATGGGGATATTCACACTGAAAGCGAACGGAGTAAAACGTGCAGTGTTTGCATTAATGAATATGCAACAGGGAATAAACTAAGGCAGTTACCTTGTATGCATGAGTTTCATATTCATTGTATTGATCGCTGGCTTTCTGAAAACTCCACTTGCCCAATTTGTCGGCAGCCAGTTTTGGGGTCTAATGCCACAGATAATGGCTAG
- the RNF6 gene encoding E3 ubiquitin-protein ligase RNF6 isoform X1 codes for MDPTNNIRKLGIIIMDRSRHRAGNGNEQAPSRERSHGEGERQRQLERLSREEAYYQFINELNEEDYRLMRDRNLLGTPGEITAEELQQRLEGAKERLTSQSDLDNREGEGRTGGDSEVLGENSNGDSLLEWLNTFRRTGNATRSGQSGNQTWRAVSRTNPNSGEFRFSLEININHDHNSFETAGEEYVDIDATRLYVERRRQLVASSVAPRTRSMAVREANNEAARTRLLRRAMALRSEIVSHAVSRRLRSRTRELAGQTNNSTQNNFAAAGDPRETAERGASAGVRRGRARTNVRMNTNQRLEILRLRSTLSSRSRSPLQRQDDTAHSEERGQRQDRNAQQVNRSRRQTAQASPQPTEEQARGNAQAPQPSLAPSLGITSAEEESSRPVAAVRRHPTITLDLQVRRIRPGENRDRDSIASRTRSRVGMSENTVTFESDSGGFRRTISRSERAGIRTYVSTIRIPLRRISETGLGEPSSVALRSILRQIMTGFGELSSLMETESNSEVQRGGHHLADAQNNSSSANSSVPSEVSSRNGHAVEGRRGRNGQRGGSQRSGRNHENQDNRQSQDANNLVENGTLPILRLAHFFLLNEDDDDDRLRGLTKEQIDNLSTRNYGDIHTESERSKTCSVCINEYATGNKLRQLPCMHEFHIHCIDRWLSENSTCPICRQPVLGSNATDNG; via the exons ATGGATCCCACAAATAACATAAGAAAG CTTGGCATTATCATTATGGATCGCTCCCGACACCGTGCAGGAAATGGCAATGAGCAGGCGCCTTCACGAGAGCGCAGCCACGGCGAAGGTGAGAGACAGCGGCAGCTGGAGCGCCTCAGCAGGGAGGAGGCCTATTACCAGTTCATTAACGAACTCAACGAGGAGGACTACAGGTTAATGAGGGACCGAAACCTGCTTGGCACTCCTG GAGAAATAACAGCAGAAGAGTTGCAGCAACGTTTGGAGGGGGCTAAGGAGCGTCTGACATCACAGTCTGATCTGGATAACAGAGAAGGTGAAGGTAGAACGGGTGGAG ATTCTGAAGTTCTTGGGGAAAACTCAAATGGCGACTCTTTGCTTGAATGGCTTAACACATTTCGTCGCACAGGAAATGCCACTCGCAGTGGACAGAGTGGGAACCAAACCTGGAGAGCTGTGAGTCGAACGAATCCAAACAGTGGGGAGTTTCGCTTTAGTCTTGAAATCAATATAAATCATGATCATAATAGTTTTGAAACAGCTGGGGAGGAGTACGTTGATATAGATGCTACCAGACTGTACGTAGAAAGAAGGCGTCAGCTAGTTGCCAGTTCAGTAGCCCCACGAACAAGGAGCATGGCTGTGAGAGAGGCAAACAACGAAGCTGCAAGGACCAGGCTTTTAAGACGTGCCATGGCACTAAGGTCAGAAATAGTCTCTCATGCAGTCTCGCGGAGGCTCAGGAGCAGAACGAGGGAGCTGGCAGGCCAGACAAATAATAgtacacaaaataattttgcgGCTGCTGGTGACCcaagagaaacagcagaaagaggTGCTTCTGCAGGAGTTAGAAGGGGTAGAGCTAGAACTAATGTCCGGATGAATACAAACCAAAGACTAGAAATTTTGCGGCTGAGGTCTACCTTAAGTAGTCGAAGCCGCTCCCCACTGCAAAGGCAAGATGATACTGCTCATTCTGAGGAACGTGGTCAGAGGCAGGATAGAAATGCACAGCAGGTTAACAGAAGTAGGAGACAAACAGCTCAGGCTTCTCCACAGCCTACTGAAGAGCAAGCAAGAGGTAACGCTCAGGCTCCTCAGCCTTCCTTAGCCCCGTCCTTAGGAATAACTTCGGCAGAGGAAGAATCTAGTAGGCCAGTAGCTGCTGTCAGAAGGCACCCGACAATTACACTAGATCTTCAGGTGAGAAGAATTCGTCCTGGAGAAAACAGAGACCGGGACAGCATTGCCAGTAGAACTCGTTCTAGAGTAGGAATGTCAGAAAACACTGTTACCTTTGAAAGTGACAGTGGGGGATTTCGGCGCACGATATCACGATCAGAACGCGCGGGTATTCGGACCTACGTTAGCACTATACGGATACCTCTTCGTCGGATTTCAGAAACTGGGCTTGGGGAACCTTCATCAGTGGCTCTTCGATCAATCCTTAGACAGATAATGACAGGCTTTGGAGAACTGAGTTCTTTAATGGAAACTGAATCTAATTCGGAAGTACAAAGAGGCGGTCATCACTTAGCAGATGCACAGAATAACTCAAGCTCAGCAAACAGCAGTGTCCCAAGTGAGGTTTCGTCTAGAAATGGACATGCAGtggaaggcaggaggggaagaaatGGACAGAGGGGTGGTAGTCAACGCTCTGGGCGCAATCATGAGAACCAAGATAACAGGCAGTCTCAAGATGCAAACAACCTAGTGGAGAACGGAACACTGCCCATCCTTCGACTCGCCCATTTCTTCCTGCtgaatgaagatgatgatgatgatcgCTTAAGAGGTTTAACCAAAGAGCAGATTGACAATCTTTCTACACGGAACTATGGGGATATTCACACTGAAAGCGAACGGAGTAAAACGTGCAGTGTTTGCATTAATGAATATGCAACAGGGAATAAACTAAGGCAGTTACCTTGTATGCATGAGTTTCATATTCATTGTATTGATCGCTGGCTTTCTGAAAACTCCACTTGCCCAATTTGTCGGCAGCCAGTTTTGGGGTCTAATGCCACAGATAATGGCTAG